From the Nodularia sp. NIES-3585 genome, one window contains:
- a CDS encoding MgPME-cyclase complex family protein — MKTYYYVLASQKFLIHEEPTSEVLKERTRHYHEQEKEIDFWLVKQPAFLESPEMAEIKSQCPQPAAAIISTNSQFITWLKLRLEYVITGEFQAPSETISDPLASLTSVS, encoded by the coding sequence ATGAAAACATACTATTACGTTTTGGCAAGTCAAAAATTCCTGATACATGAAGAACCAACCTCAGAAGTTCTCAAAGAACGTACTCGTCACTATCATGAACAAGAAAAAGAAATTGATTTTTGGTTAGTGAAGCAGCCGGCTTTCTTAGAATCACCTGAGATGGCAGAGATAAAATCTCAGTGTCCTCAACCAGCCGCCGCCATTATTTCTACCAATTCCCAATTTATTACTTGGCTAAAACTGCGATTAGAGTATGTGATTACAGGAGAATTTCAGGCTCCTTCTGAGACAATCTCAGATCCTCTGGCTTCTCTCACATCAGTGTCTTAA
- a CDS encoding ester cyclase translates to MTSTESNSLPLWVQHRDKVLEQSTDIEWRYGKFPDYTRSNANLAKESTRNHPQDSLEAIVQNLVRTFDVEANFKTNPQQWISVVNEKFRMSTNGGPSYTISDVVESGTYKLLIGNTQHYKAAEENFETSTSLFHTAFPEGFLWEVLEVFSAPPTVAFKWRHWGHFQGAYKDNAPTGETIEVIGMSVAHVTDDLKILSLEHYYDNTKFLEKLTASKEQETGVQKHKPANVWSFFQQLWNWQEKPRTGETKTSACPFSALMR, encoded by the coding sequence ATGACCTCAACAGAGTCCAACAGCCTGCCGCTTTGGGTACAGCACAGAGATAAAGTACTAGAACAGAGTACTGACATCGAATGGCGCTATGGTAAGTTTCCCGACTATACCCGTTCCAACGCAAATCTGGCCAAAGAAAGTACACGTAATCATCCTCAAGATTCACTAGAAGCCATAGTGCAGAACTTAGTGAGAACCTTCGATGTGGAAGCGAACTTCAAAACCAACCCCCAGCAGTGGATATCAGTTGTCAACGAAAAATTCCGCATGAGTACCAATGGAGGCCCTAGCTACACAATATCAGATGTAGTCGAGTCAGGCACTTACAAACTCTTAATCGGCAACACCCAACATTACAAAGCTGCTGAGGAAAACTTTGAAACATCTACAAGCCTCTTCCATACAGCATTTCCCGAAGGATTTTTGTGGGAAGTCCTAGAGGTGTTCTCAGCCCCCCCCACCGTTGCCTTTAAGTGGCGACATTGGGGACATTTTCAGGGTGCATACAAAGACAATGCCCCCACAGGAGAGACAATAGAAGTTATCGGCATGAGCGTTGCCCACGTCACCGACGACTTGAAAATCCTTTCCTTAGAACACTACTATGACAATACCAAGTTCTTAGAAAAGCTGACAGCAAGCAAAGAGCAAGAAACTGGTGTACAAAAGCATAAACCAGCCAATGTTTGGAGTTTTTTCCAACAATTATGGAATTGGCAAGAAAAGCCCAGAACTGGTGAAACAAAAACCAGTGCTTGTCCCTTTAGTGCTTTGATGAGGTAA
- a CDS encoding pyridoxine 5'-phosphate synthase has product MPTLGVNIDHIATIRQARRTVEPDPVAAAVLAELAGADGITVHLREDRRHIQDRDVLLLRQTVRSHLNLEMAATDEMLAIALDIKPDYVTLVPEKREEVTTEGGLDIVGQIARIGEIVDKLQSVGIPVSLFIDAQPAQIEASVKVKAQFIELHTGQYAEAKDETDRQQELAVLAKGCEQAIKAGLRVNAGHGLTYWNVYPVAALPGMEELNIGHTIISRAALVGIERAVREMKQAIHL; this is encoded by the coding sequence GTGCCTACACTGGGAGTTAACATTGATCACATCGCCACCATTCGTCAAGCGCGGCGCACAGTAGAACCAGACCCCGTAGCGGCGGCGGTACTGGCAGAATTAGCGGGTGCAGATGGTATTACTGTGCATCTGCGGGAAGATCGGCGACATATTCAAGACAGAGATGTGCTATTGTTGCGGCAGACAGTGCGATCGCATCTCAATTTAGAAATGGCCGCTACAGACGAAATGCTAGCGATCGCTCTCGATATCAAACCCGATTACGTCACCTTAGTTCCCGAAAAGCGGGAAGAAGTCACCACAGAAGGCGGATTAGATATCGTCGGACAAATTGCTAGAATAGGCGAGATAGTAGATAAATTGCAGAGCGTTGGTATTCCAGTTAGTTTATTTATCGACGCACAGCCAGCACAAATCGAAGCATCTGTCAAGGTAAAAGCGCAATTTATTGAACTGCACACCGGACAGTACGCTGAGGCTAAAGACGAAACCGATCGCCAGCAAGAATTAGCCGTATTAGCTAAAGGGTGTGAACAAGCAATCAAAGCTGGATTGCGCGTCAACGCCGGTCATGGACTTACCTACTGGAACGTTTATCCAGTCGCTGCACTACCAGGAATGGAAGAACTCAACATTGGTCATACCATTATCAGTCGAGCCGCATTAGTAGGAATCGAAAGAGCCGTCCGCGAAATGAAACAAGCCATACACTTGTAG